In Populus alba chromosome 1, ASM523922v2, whole genome shotgun sequence, a single window of DNA contains:
- the LOC118039198 gene encoding uncharacterized protein — MVGIFSRFSVGRGGHRRTQSALDEREVLPPNADVTGAAAVAAAAPHGIEVAVEFKPVEHPTEPLDNDQPIQCPLPEPSILNDGRLWKERVSATVHRRGDLPVMKEGGALESENVESRPRPRPNQSNRLILPSISAPEHNLLKLLEECNASGV; from the exons ATGGTGGGTATTTTCTCAAGATTTTCTGTTGGTAGAGGTGGCCATAGAAGAACCCAAAGTGCCCTT GATGAGAGAGAAGTATTGCCCCCAAATGCAGATGTTACTGGGGCAGCTGCTGTCGCTGCTGCTGCTCCTCATGGAATTGAAGTAGCGGTAGAGTTTAAGCCAGTTGAGCATCCGACCGAGCCTCTCGACAATGATCAACCAATTCAGTGCCCACTACCTGAACCTTCAATTCTTAAT GATGGAAGATTATGGAAGGAACGAGTATCCGCAACTGTGCATAGAAGAGGTGATTTGCCAGTCATGAAAGAAGGTGGAGCTCTTGAATCTGAAAATGTTGAGTCGAGGCCGCGACCGCGGCCTAACCAGTCCAATCGACTGATTCTGCCTTCTATCAGTGCCCCCGAGCATAATTTACTAAAACTACTTGAAGAATGTAATGCATCTGGGGTCTAA